The following coding sequences are from one Leptolyngbyaceae cyanobacterium window:
- a CDS encoding glycosyltransferase family 4 protein — MKILVLTWEFPPRIVGGIARHVAELYPELVKLGHQIHLITSEFGQAPMYEVVEGVHVHRVPIGWSNDFFHWVVNLNISMGSHGGKLILEEGPFDIIHAHDWLVGDAAIALKHHFKIPLIATIHATEHGRYNGIHNDDQRYVSGKEKLLAYNAWRIIVCTEYMRREIETTLETPRDKIDEIYNGIRPEKKPRWHEFDAWNFRRRYAKDEEKIVYYVGRMSYEKGVPVLLNAAPKVIWEMEGLVKFVIIGGGNTNHLKTQAWNLGIWDKCFFTGFMSDADLDKFQTVANCAVFPSLYEPFGIVALESFAARVPVVVSDAGGFPEVVKHDLTGVVTSANSPESLARGILEVLKNPGYAQLLVDNAYQELDTRFSWCKIAKQTEAVYQKVVKERSQVIWQ, encoded by the coding sequence ATGAAGATTCTGGTGTTAACTTGGGAATTTCCACCTCGGATCGTGGGAGGAATTGCTCGTCATGTAGCGGAACTATATCCGGAATTGGTAAAACTGGGCCACCAAATCCACCTAATTACATCAGAATTCGGACAAGCACCAATGTATGAAGTGGTGGAAGGAGTGCACGTCCACCGCGTACCCATTGGTTGGAGTAATGATTTTTTCCATTGGGTAGTCAACTTGAATATCAGTATGGGCAGCCACGGTGGTAAGCTGATCTTAGAAGAAGGGCCATTTGATATCATCCACGCCCATGATTGGTTAGTCGGAGATGCTGCGATCGCTCTCAAGCACCACTTTAAAATACCGTTAATCGCTACCATCCACGCCACAGAACACGGTCGTTACAACGGCATTCATAACGACGATCAGCGTTACGTTAGCGGTAAAGAAAAGCTACTAGCTTATAACGCTTGGCGGATTATTGTTTGTACTGAATATATGCGGCGGGAAATCGAAACTACCCTGGAAACTCCCCGCGACAAAATCGACGAGATTTACAACGGTATTCGACCTGAAAAAAAACCGCGCTGGCATGAGTTTGATGCTTGGAATTTTCGCCGCCGCTATGCTAAAGATGAAGAAAAAATTGTCTACTACGTGGGTAGAATGTCTTATGAAAAAGGAGTTCCCGTATTATTGAATGCTGCTCCAAAAGTAATTTGGGAGATGGAAGGTTTAGTTAAATTCGTAATTATTGGTGGGGGAAATACCAACCATTTAAAAACTCAAGCTTGGAACTTGGGTATTTGGGATAAGTGCTTTTTCACTGGTTTTATGTCGGATGCGGATTTAGATAAATTTCAAACTGTAGCTAATTGTGCGGTTTTTCCGAGTCTTTACGAACCTTTTGGCATTGTAGCATTAGAAAGCTTTGCCGCTCGCGTACCTGTAGTAGTTTCGGATGCTGGTGGTTTTCCAGAAGTGGTAAAACACGATCTAACTGGAGTAGTTACTTCGGCAAATAGTCCGGAATCTTTGGCCAGGGGTATTTTGGAAGTATTGAAAAACCCCGGCTACGCTCAATTATTAGTAGATAATGCTTATCAAGAATTAGATACTCGCTTTAGTTGGTGTAAGATTGCCAAGCAAACTGAGGCAGTTTATCAAAAAGTGGTAAAAGAGCGATCGCAAGTTATTTGGCAATAA
- a CDS encoding IscS subfamily cysteine desulfurase has product MNFRPIYLDNHATTTVDPKVLEAMLPYFTEHFGNAASNNHVYGWESEAAVKKSRQILASAIHATPEEIIFTSGATESNNLAIKGVAEAYFQKGRHIVTVQTEHNAILDPCNYLESLGFEVTYLPVQQDGLIDLNQLEKAIRPDTILVSVMAANNEIGVLQPIAEIGTICRENQVLFHTDAAQAIGKIPLDVEAMKIDLMSLTAHKIYGPKGIGALYVRRRNPRVKIAPQQHGGGHERGMRSGTLYTPQIVGFGKAVEIGLSLMVSETERVTNLRERLWKNLSPIGDIFINGHPTQRLPGNLNISVAGVDGSALSLGLQPVVAVSSGSACTSTKTAPSHVLMALGHSADLAYASIRFGIGRFNTEEEIDTVANHVIATIESLRKQAA; this is encoded by the coding sequence ATGAATTTTCGTCCCATTTATCTTGATAATCACGCCACTACAACCGTCGATCCAAAAGTGCTAGAAGCAATGCTTCCTTACTTCACAGAACACTTTGGCAACGCTGCCAGCAATAATCACGTTTACGGTTGGGAATCAGAAGCTGCTGTTAAAAAATCCAGGCAAATTTTAGCGTCAGCCATTCACGCTACACCAGAGGAAATTATTTTTACTAGTGGCGCTACGGAATCTAATAATTTAGCAATTAAAGGTGTAGCAGAAGCTTATTTTCAAAAAGGCCGTCACATCGTGACCGTGCAAACCGAACACAACGCCATTCTCGATCCCTGTAATTATCTAGAATCCTTAGGCTTTGAAGTTACTTACTTACCAGTACAACAAGATGGCTTAATCGATTTAAATCAATTAGAAAAAGCAATCCGTCCGGATACTATTTTAGTTTCGGTGATGGCTGCTAATAATGAGATAGGCGTATTACAACCAATAGCAGAAATTGGCACTATTTGTCGGGAAAATCAAGTATTATTTCACACGGATGCCGCCCAAGCGATCGGCAAAATTCCCCTTGATGTAGAGGCAATGAAAATCGATTTAATGTCTCTGACTGCCCATAAAATTTATGGCCCTAAAGGAATCGGCGCACTCTACGTCAGACGACGCAATCCTAGAGTTAAGATCGCACCTCAACAACACGGGGGCGGACACGAGCGAGGTATGCGTTCGGGTACTTTATATACACCTCAAATTGTTGGTTTTGGCAAAGCAGTAGAAATCGGTCTTTCCCTAATGGTTTCCGAAACCGAACGAGTGACCAACTTGCGCGAGCGGTTGTGGAAAAATTTGTCGCCAATTGGCGACATTTTTATCAACGGTCATCCCACCCAGCGATTACCAGGTAACTTAAATATCAGCGTAGCAGGCGTAGATGGATCGGCTTTGTCTCTGGGTTTACAACCAGTGGTAGCAGTCTCTTCCGGTTCCGCTTGTACTTCTACAAAAACTGCGCCTTCCCATGTTTTAATGGCTTTAGGACATTCGGCAGATTTAGCTTACGCTTCGATTCGATTTGGTATCGGACGGTTTAATACCGAAGAGGAAATCGATACAGTGGCTAATCACGTAATTGCTACGATCGAAAGCCTTCGCAAACAAGCTGCTTGA
- a CDS encoding WD40 repeat domain-containing protein gives MALVGTPVYGRTIALPRHSHQQENAIAQNNPSKNFTLAKTLSEHTGGISAIAISPDGRTLISGSSDRTIKIWNLRTGQLRRTLSGHKGPVLSLAISPDGQTLASGSSDKTIKIWNLRTGKLRRTLRGHAGAIYSVAIGPQGKNLVTGSGDGTIKIWNLSTGGLQRTLSPRSGMILSVAIGPDGNTFATGNQDLTIKIWNIETGELLRNINDDGYYAIWSVAFSENGKTLVSGSHNGKINVWSLENGELIRTFNDTSPVFSVAVSSDNQTVASGNQNNEVKLWDISTGNEIQSLTGHSDQVRSVAFSPDGKTLVSAGGGAVDRTIKIWQLE, from the coding sequence TTGGCATTAGTTGGAACTCCAGTTTACGGAAGGACGATCGCGCTGCCACGTCATTCTCATCAGCAGGAAAACGCGATCGCGCAGAATAACCCCTCGAAAAATTTTACCTTAGCGAAAACTCTCAGCGAGCATACCGGAGGAATCAGTGCGATCGCGATTAGTCCAGATGGTCGAACGCTGATCAGTGGCAGTAGCGACAGAACAATCAAAATCTGGAATCTTCGTACCGGACAGCTAAGAAGGACTCTCTCCGGACATAAAGGCCCGGTTTTATCCCTCGCGATTAGTCCAGATGGCCAAACATTAGCAAGTGGTAGTAGCGATAAAACTATTAAAATTTGGAACCTCCGTACTGGTAAACTGCGGCGTACTCTGAGGGGACACGCCGGGGCAATTTATTCGGTTGCCATTGGCCCACAAGGAAAAAACCTAGTTACCGGTAGCGGAGATGGCACGATTAAAATTTGGAATTTAAGTACCGGAGGTTTACAGCGTACTCTATCACCTCGTTCTGGAATGATTTTATCTGTTGCGATCGGCCCCGATGGTAATACGTTCGCGACCGGGAATCAAGACTTAACAATTAAAATTTGGAACATAGAAACTGGCGAACTCTTGCGTAACATTAATGACGATGGTTATTATGCCATTTGGTCAGTTGCTTTTAGTGAAAATGGCAAAACTTTAGTTAGTGGTTCTCATAACGGTAAAATTAACGTTTGGAGCTTAGAAAACGGTGAATTAATTCGCACTTTCAACGATACCAGCCCCGTATTTTCTGTGGCTGTCAGTTCTGATAATCAGACCGTTGCTAGCGGCAACCAAAACAATGAAGTAAAACTGTGGGATATATCCACTGGCAATGAGATCCAAAGTCTTACCGGACATTCAGACCAAGTGCGATCGGTGGCATTTAGCCCGGATGGAAAAACCTTAGTGAGCGCTGGTGGTGGCGCTGTCGATCGAACTATTAAGATTTGGCAATTGGAATAG
- a CDS encoding Uma2 family endonuclease, with product MTYLTLNLLSTIELTEEQFYQICQTNRHLRIEQGAKGELLLMPERSSQASLRNIKLWNQLYEWEISDFQKIQGTAFADSHHFRLPNGAIRCPDAAWVRVESLRQVYGDLWEYIIDREKENIHYLSPDLVIEFYYPYQNLQYLQWKMQEYIENGSSLGWLIEVEAQQVQIYRKARRVEILQFPETLSGEFVIPGFELNTKKIFVLN from the coding sequence ATGACATATTTAACATTAAATTTACTTTCCACAATAGAATTAACGGAAGAGCAATTTTATCAAATTTGCCAGACTAATCGACATTTAAGAATAGAACAAGGAGCCAAAGGAGAATTATTACTAATGCCCGAACGAAGCAGTCAAGCTAGTTTAAGAAACATCAAACTTTGGAATCAACTTTATGAATGGGAAATCAGCGATTTCCAGAAAATTCAAGGAACGGCTTTTGCCGATTCTCATCATTTTAGATTACCAAATGGGGCAATTCGATGTCCAGATGCCGCATGGGTGAGAGTAGAATCCCTCAGACAAGTTTATGGCGATTTATGGGAATACATAATCGATCGAGAGAAAGAAAATATTCATTACTTAAGCCCGGATTTAGTGATTGAATTTTATTACCCTTACCAAAATTTGCAATACTTGCAGTGGAAAATGCAAGAATATATAGAAAATGGTAGTAGTTTAGGTTGGTTGATAGAAGTAGAAGCTCAACAAGTACAAATTTATCGAAAAGCTAGGAGAGTAGAAATATTACAGTTTCCCGAAACATTATCTGGAGAATTTGTTATACCAGGGTTTGAACTAAATACTAAAAAAATTTTTGTGCTAAATTGA
- a CDS encoding FAD-binding domain-containing protein, whose amino-acid sequence MTKNMRREFSNRDELVAYLKEQFPDATARDNHISEIVGGRKAAEEILEKIDPASYAKSRNFVTGSVTKLSAYIRYGVLSLAEVKNTVLAKVKNTNDATKLINELGWRDYWQRLYAELGDDIWKNREAYKTGYSEKDYANTIPTDIINGKTGLVCIDNFSLQLRETGYLHNHARMWMAAYIVHWRRISWQSGAKWFLEHLLDGDPASNNLSWQWVASTFSHKAYFFNRENLEKYTEGVYCRQCPLYGNCDFEGSYEEIEKRLFPKAEAFENRSGSQSWQRGKRR is encoded by the coding sequence ATGACTAAGAATATGCGACGAGAATTTAGCAACAGAGATGAACTAGTTGCTTACCTAAAAGAACAATTTCCTGATGCAACAGCAAGAGATAATCACATCAGCGAAATAGTGGGTGGACGAAAAGCCGCTGAAGAAATCCTAGAAAAAATCGATCCGGCAAGTTATGCCAAGTCGCGTAATTTTGTTACGGGCTCCGTAACAAAATTATCAGCTTATATCCGTTACGGCGTTCTCAGTTTGGCAGAAGTTAAAAATACGGTATTGGCAAAAGTTAAAAATACAAATGACGCGACTAAACTAATTAATGAACTTGGGTGGCGCGATTATTGGCAAAGATTATATGCTGAGTTAGGTGACGATATTTGGAAAAATCGAGAAGCATACAAAACTGGCTACTCGGAAAAAGATTATGCGAATACCATACCTACTGATATTATTAATGGGAAAACAGGATTAGTCTGCATAGATAATTTCAGCCTCCAACTGAGAGAAACTGGTTATTTACACAACCACGCACGGATGTGGATGGCAGCTTATATAGTTCATTGGCGGCGCATTAGTTGGCAATCTGGCGCTAAATGGTTTTTGGAACATTTGCTAGATGGAGATCCAGCTAGCAACAATCTTTCTTGGCAATGGGTAGCTAGTACTTTTAGCCACAAAGCTTATTTTTTTAACCGGGAAAATTTAGAAAAATATACAGAAGGTGTTTATTGCCGTCAATGTCCTCTGTACGGTAATTGTGATTTTGAAGGTAGTTATGAAGAAATAGAGAAAAGACTATTTCCAAAAGCTGAAGCATTTGAAAATCGCAGTGGTAGCCAAAGTTGGCAACGCGGAAAAAGACGATAA
- a CDS encoding GAF domain-containing protein, whose translation MIYQAMTELEAITSQIELPYQELFHVTIENVPVAIAFLDSHLRYVKVSQRWLNDYGLSEQDIIGKFHHEKFPGLSEHWQQIYQNCIAGSVQRWEEYLPQDDSGAIQRIKWEAHPWFVQKNERKPQIITRRKPHQKQRVAGIILFSEKIVTCSFSPDISQRQLEREKLIRSIAGRIHRSLTLTEILQTTVDEVRQFLNTDRVVIYRFNPDWSGYIVVESVAEKWMPIVGKNVQDFCFSEKYIKLYQQGRTRVISNIETCGLMPCHINFLKQFQVKAKLVVPILQNDNIWGLLIVHECKSTRIWQEVDVNLLKQLATHVGIAIQQHQAEAEIHQAKQELEIRVKQRTSELSFVVEQLENVIVERKKVEECLRTVITNTPIVLYALDRDGIYTFSDGKGLENLGKKPGEDVGLSVFDVYNGREDILNPIRRALLGEEVIWTTKFGEGIYENRVNPLNDETGIITGLIGIAIDITYRVKAEEALQNKAQELEESLHKLKTTQTQLIQTEKISSLGQLVAGVAHEVNNPVAFISGNLHIAYHYASDLLTHLQLYQNNYPNVAEEIENHAENIDLKFIGEDLLKMLSSMIVGTNRIREIMQSLRNFSRIDEADAKPVNIHEGLDSTLMILQHRIKKQPKHPEIQVIKEYKELPLVECYAGQLNQVFMNLLANALDAFDECNCDRTYQEIEINPNVLRISTELLDDFHVGIRIGDNGPGIPESVITKLFEPFFTTKPVGKGTGLGLSISYQIVTEIHKGKLKCISVPGKGTEFIIEIPIKRQANCQPYLSISE comes from the coding sequence ATGATTTATCAAGCAATGACCGAATTAGAAGCCATCACGTCTCAAATAGAACTCCCTTATCAAGAGTTATTTCATGTAACGATCGAAAACGTACCTGTCGCGATCGCATTTTTGGACTCTCATTTACGCTATGTAAAGGTAAGTCAGCGCTGGTTAAATGATTACGGACTCTCAGAACAAGATATCATTGGCAAATTTCACCATGAAAAATTTCCCGGCTTGAGCGAACATTGGCAGCAAATTTATCAAAATTGTATAGCAGGGTCAGTTCAAAGATGGGAAGAATACCTACCCCAAGATGATTCGGGTGCTATTCAAAGAATAAAATGGGAAGCTCACCCGTGGTTTGTTCAAAAAAACGAGCGCAAACCGCAAATTATTACTAGAAGAAAACCACATCAAAAGCAACGAGTTGCAGGGATAATTTTATTTTCAGAAAAAATTGTTACCTGTAGTTTTAGCCCCGACATATCCCAGCGACAACTAGAGAGAGAAAAGCTGATTCGTTCAATTGCCGGACGAATTCATCGTTCTTTAACTTTGACGGAAATCCTGCAAACAACAGTTGATGAAGTCCGACAATTTCTCAATACAGACCGGGTAGTAATTTATCGTTTTAACCCTGACTGGAGCGGTTATATTGTAGTGGAATCGGTAGCAGAAAAATGGATGCCAATCGTAGGAAAAAACGTACAAGACTTTTGTTTCAGCGAAAAATATATTAAACTTTATCAACAAGGCCGGACTCGCGTTATATCTAATATTGAAACTTGCGGTCTTATGCCTTGCCACATTAATTTTTTGAAACAATTTCAAGTTAAAGCTAAATTAGTAGTACCCATTTTGCAAAACGATAATATTTGGGGATTATTAATAGTACATGAATGTAAATCTACTCGAATTTGGCAAGAGGTAGATGTAAACTTACTCAAACAATTGGCTACTCATGTTGGCATTGCTATCCAACAACACCAAGCAGAAGCCGAAATTCACCAAGCAAAACAAGAACTTGAAATTAGAGTTAAGCAAAGAACATCCGAATTAAGTTTTGTAGTCGAACAGCTTGAAAATGTAATAGTCGAACGCAAAAAAGTAGAAGAATGCTTAAGAACTGTAATTACTAATACGCCAATCGTATTATATGCTTTAGATCGAGATGGAATTTATACTTTTTCAGATGGTAAAGGATTAGAAAACCTAGGCAAAAAGCCAGGTGAAGATGTAGGATTATCAGTATTTGATGTTTATAACGGTAGAGAAGACATTTTAAACCCGATTCGTCGTGCTTTACTAGGTGAAGAAGTAATTTGGACAACCAAATTTGGCGAAGGAATTTATGAGAATAGAGTTAATCCCTTAAATGATGAAACAGGGATAATTACAGGTTTAATTGGTATTGCGATTGATATTACTTACCGGGTCAAAGCCGAAGAAGCACTCCAAAACAAAGCGCAAGAATTAGAAGAATCTCTGCATAAATTAAAAACTACTCAAACTCAATTAATTCAAACAGAAAAAATCTCCAGTTTAGGACAATTGGTGGCGGGAGTCGCTCACGAAGTAAATAATCCAGTTGCTTTTATCTCTGGCAATCTGCATATAGCATACCATTATGCTTCTGACTTACTAACTCACTTGCAACTTTACCAAAATAACTACCCAAATGTTGCCGAAGAAATTGAAAATCATGCAGAAAACATAGATTTAAAATTTATTGGAGAAGACCTACTGAAAATGCTGTCTTCTATGATTGTAGGAACCAATCGAATTCGGGAAATCATGCAGTCTTTACGCAATTTTTCTCGCATAGATGAAGCTGACGCCAAACCCGTAAATATTCATGAAGGGTTGGATAGCACTTTAATGATTTTGCAACACCGCATTAAAAAGCAGCCCAAACATCCAGAGATTCAAGTAATTAAAGAATATAAAGAATTACCATTAGTGGAATGTTATGCAGGTCAATTAAACCAAGTGTTTATGAATCTACTAGCTAATGCTCTAGATGCTTTTGATGAATGCAATTGCGATCGCACTTATCAAGAAATAGAAATTAATCCTAACGTACTCCGCATTTCAACAGAATTACTAGATGATTTTCACGTAGGCATTAGGATTGGCGACAACGGGCCTGGTATACCAGAAAGCGTTATTACCAAATTATTTGAGCCTTTTTTTACCACTAAGCCAGTTGGTAAAGGTACGGGTTTGGGTTTATCTATTAGTTATCAAATAGTAACTGAAATACATAAAGGAAAATTAAAGTGTATTTCCGTTCCGGGAAAAGGAACGGAATTTATCATTGAAATTCCCATTAAAAGACAAGCTAATTGTCAGCCTTATTTGTCTATTAGTGAATAA
- the argF gene encoding ornithine carbamoyltransferase yields METLKGRDLLSLADLSAEELSELLDLAAQMKAKKVNLRCNKVLGLLFYKASTRTRVSFSVAMYQLGGQVIDLNPNVTQVSRGEPLVDTARVLDRYLDILAIRTFEQKDLETFANYAKIPVINALSDLEHPCQVMADLLTVREKFGDLKGITLTYLGDGNNMANSLLLGCAMMGMNVRVATPKDFSPDTGIVEKARAIAKDRSEVTITDDPILAAKGSNVLYTDVWASMGQEDSANARIPIFQPYQVNQELLAKADRDAIVLHCLPAHREEEITDEVIEGAQSMVWDQAENRMHAQKALLASLLGKDEG; encoded by the coding sequence ATGGAAACTTTAAAAGGACGAGATTTACTGAGTTTGGCAGATTTGAGCGCAGAGGAGTTGTCCGAACTACTCGATCTTGCGGCGCAGATGAAAGCAAAAAAAGTAAATCTCCGGTGTAATAAAGTTTTGGGGTTGCTGTTCTACAAAGCTTCTACTAGAACGCGGGTAAGTTTTTCGGTGGCGATGTACCAACTGGGGGGACAGGTGATTGACTTGAATCCCAACGTCACCCAAGTTAGTCGAGGGGAACCCTTAGTTGATACGGCGCGAGTTTTAGATCGATATCTCGATATTTTGGCAATCCGAACATTTGAGCAGAAAGACCTGGAAACATTTGCAAATTATGCCAAAATTCCGGTAATTAATGCTTTAAGCGATCTAGAACATCCTTGTCAAGTGATGGCAGATTTGTTGACGGTTCGGGAAAAGTTTGGCGATCTCAAAGGAATCACTTTAACTTATTTAGGTGATGGCAATAATATGGCCAATTCCTTATTGCTGGGTTGCGCCATGATGGGAATGAACGTGAGAGTTGCTACGCCGAAGGACTTTTCCCCCGATACTGGCATTGTAGAAAAAGCACGGGCGATCGCAAAAGATCGATCGGAAGTCACCATCACCGATGACCCGATCTTAGCCGCTAAAGGATCTAACGTACTCTACACCGATGTGTGGGCTAGCATGGGGCAAGAAGATTCCGCTAATGCCAGAATTCCCATTTTCCAACCTTATCAAGTAAATCAAGAATTGTTGGCCAAAGCAGACCGAGATGCGATCGTTCTACACTGTTTACCAGCACACCGAGAAGAAGAAATCACCGATGAAGTAATCGAAGGTGCTCAGTCAATGGTTTGGGATCAAGCAGAAAATCGAATGCACGCTCAAAAAGCTCTGCTTGCTAGCCTATTAGGAAAGGATGAAGGGTAA
- the lexA gene encoding transcriptional repressor LexA, with product METLTTAQQELYDWLVDYIRQHQYPPSIRQMMRAMNLKSPAPVQSRLEHLRAKGYIAWSEGKARTIRILQSNATGVPILGSIAAGGLVEPYTDTVEKLDLSTVLLPEKTFALRVVGDSMIEDLIAEGDVVMMQPIPDPEQVKNGTIVAARVEGHGTTLKRFYRRGDRVTLKPANAKYKPIEALAEQVQLQGVLVGVWRGYESPVKSSQRRR from the coding sequence ATGGAAACCCTCACAACGGCTCAACAGGAGCTTTATGACTGGCTGGTAGACTATATTCGCCAGCATCAGTATCCCCCTTCGATTCGGCAAATGATGAGAGCGATGAACTTAAAATCGCCCGCACCAGTACAAAGCCGTTTAGAACATTTACGGGCAAAAGGATACATTGCATGGAGCGAAGGCAAAGCTCGCACGATTAGGATTTTGCAATCCAATGCTACGGGAGTGCCGATTTTAGGATCGATCGCAGCGGGTGGTTTAGTCGAACCTTACACCGACACGGTAGAAAAACTCGACCTTTCCACCGTTTTGTTACCAGAAAAAACCTTTGCTTTGCGAGTAGTTGGCGACAGCATGATCGAAGATTTAATTGCCGAAGGGGATGTGGTAATGATGCAACCGATTCCCGACCCGGAACAAGTAAAAAATGGCACAATTGTAGCCGCCAGAGTAGAGGGACACGGTACCACCTTAAAACGGTTTTACCGTCGAGGCGATCGCGTCACCCTCAAGCCCGCCAACGCCAAATATAAACCAATCGAAGCCTTAGCCGAGCAGGTGCAACTGCAAGGAGTATTAGTAGGTGTTTGGCGCGGATACGAATCCCCCGTGAAATCTTCTCAACGGCGAAGGTAG
- a CDS encoding AmpG family muropeptide MFS transporter — MATLLLLGFSSGLPFLLTRTDLQAWMTEEKIDIGLIGLLNLVALPYSLKFLWAPILDRFVPPLLGRRRGWLALTQIGLILAIGALSFQNPAQALQLLALNAVFIAFFSASQDIAADAYRTDVLEKLEMGAGAAVFVLGYRVSLLITGGLALFLADPERADRLPWPSVFLLMAAFMAIGLAATFFAPEPVLDNENRPASLTEAVVFPFVDFFQRYGWLTAILSLLFITVYSLGDALLGSLSTTFLIQTGFSLTSIGAIRGGMGLIATIVGTLTGGAIVSKIGINRSLWVFGALQALSNLGYFLIAVAGQKYQLLVLAINVENFCGGLAAAGFVAFLMSLCNHRFTATQYALLTSFMAFSRDILVAPSGYLQKATGWPTFFLISILAALPGLLLLPLVAPWNAQPEAMPRPGLDDEDKTTYEL, encoded by the coding sequence ATGGCGACTCTTTTGTTATTGGGTTTTAGTTCGGGTTTGCCGTTTCTATTAACCAGAACTGACCTGCAAGCTTGGATGACCGAAGAAAAAATAGATATCGGTCTGATCGGACTGCTGAATTTGGTAGCTTTGCCATATTCGCTAAAATTTCTGTGGGCTCCTATATTAGATAGATTTGTACCGCCTTTGTTGGGACGCCGACGCGGTTGGCTGGCATTAACTCAGATTGGTTTAATTTTAGCGATCGGAGCTTTATCTTTTCAAAATCCTGCTCAAGCCTTACAACTGTTAGCTTTAAATGCCGTATTTATTGCTTTTTTCAGCGCTAGCCAAGATATTGCTGCTGACGCTTATCGCACCGATGTTTTAGAAAAGCTGGAAATGGGTGCAGGTGCAGCGGTTTTCGTATTGGGATATCGAGTTTCTCTATTAATCACTGGTGGATTGGCATTGTTCTTAGCCGATCCTGAAAGAGCCGATCGCTTACCTTGGCCAAGCGTATTTTTATTGATGGCTGCATTTATGGCGATCGGTTTAGCTGCTACCTTTTTTGCCCCAGAACCAGTCTTAGATAATGAAAACCGACCTGCATCGCTAACAGAAGCAGTCGTATTCCCCTTCGTAGACTTCTTCCAACGTTACGGCTGGCTAACTGCTATTCTCAGCTTGCTTTTCATTACCGTTTACAGTTTGGGTGACGCTTTACTAGGCAGTTTATCCACTACTTTTTTAATTCAAACAGGCTTTAGCCTCACTTCTATTGGTGCTATTCGCGGCGGTATGGGTTTAATTGCTACCATTGTCGGCACTTTAACAGGTGGCGCAATAGTTAGCAAAATCGGTATTAATCGTTCGCTGTGGGTATTTGGCGCACTACAAGCTTTGAGTAACTTAGGTTACTTTCTGATTGCCGTCGCAGGTCAAAAATATCAGTTATTGGTCTTGGCAATTAACGTGGAAAACTTTTGCGGCGGTCTAGCAGCAGCAGGTTTTGTCGCCTTCTTGATGAGTCTTTGTAACCACCGTTTTACGGCTACTCAGTATGCTTTGCTGACCAGCTTTATGGCTTTCAGTCGCGATATTCTGGTTGCACCTTCTGGTTATTTGCAAAAAGCTACTGGCTGGCCTACATTTTTCCTAATTAGCATTTTGGCCGCATTGCCGGGATTGTTGCTGCTACCACTAGTTGCTCCTTGGAACGCTCAACCGGAAGCGATGCCAAGACCGGGGCTAGATGATGAAGATAAGACTACCTATGAGTTGTAG
- a CDS encoding GNAT family N-acetyltransferase: MIADYRIDDGSALDRAKLVQFLQRSYQELFPEQNYAHLAQTVEKYFSSETPLWWVEYVGNAGEDTAQFASQEVRKRSDWVGCLWLGNAIDQVYGDRHAHVFLLYVIPQHRRRGIGTALMRHAESWAKKRGDRKIGLQVFQANQPAVNLYHQLGYQTQSLWMVKPLP; encoded by the coding sequence ATGATAGCGGACTATCGGATCGATGATGGTTCTGCTCTGGATCGAGCAAAACTGGTACAGTTTTTGCAGCGCAGTTACCAGGAACTTTTTCCAGAGCAAAATTATGCTCATTTGGCGCAAACAGTAGAGAAATATTTTAGTTCGGAAACTCCTCTTTGGTGGGTAGAATATGTGGGAAATGCGGGCGAAGATACCGCCCAATTTGCTTCTCAAGAAGTGCGTAAACGTTCGGATTGGGTAGGTTGTCTTTGGTTGGGAAATGCGATCGATCAAGTGTATGGCGATCGCCACGCCCATGTTTTTTTACTTTACGTCATACCACAACATCGCCGTCGAGGTATAGGTACTGCTTTGATGCGTCATGCGGAAAGTTGGGCTAAAAAAAGAGGCGATCGCAAAATCGGTCTTCAAGTATTTCAAGCTAATCAACCAGCCGTTAATTTATACCATCAATTGGGTTATCAAACTCAATCTTTGTGGATGGTAAAACCTTTACCTTGA